A genomic window from Aquila chrysaetos chrysaetos chromosome 9, bAquChr1.4, whole genome shotgun sequence includes:
- the POP4 gene encoding ribonuclease P protein subunit p29 has product MEGSLYRRLPPEETGEPRLQPQGSEEAKAFVNAFLKRSMPKMKDEAIQDILTRKAVVLEHYSKKKTKQKKKKTKGFTAKQRREMRLFEIEPEQQRYAIFLPLHELWKQYIRDLCHGLKPDVQPHVIQGKLLKADLHGAMVTVTKSKCPSYVGITGIILQEFKHVFKIITKEDKLKVVPKLNNVFSLEIDGFISYIYGSKFQLRASERSAKKFKLKGTIDL; this is encoded by the exons aTGGAGG GGTCGCTGTACCGCCGCCTGCCGCCGGAGGAGACGGGGGAGCCGCGCCTCCAG CCTCAGGGATCAGAAGAGGCCAAAGCGTTTGTAAACGCCTTCCTGAAGCGCAGTATgccaaaaatgaaagatgaagcTATCCAGGATATATTAACTCGGAAAGCTGTAGTTCTTGAGCATTATTccaaaaagaagacaaagcagaagaagaagaaaacaaaaggtttcACTGCCAAGCAAAGGCGAGAAATGCGCCTTTTTGAAATTGAACCCGAACAGCAAAG ATACGCCATCTTTCTACCACTACATGAACTCTGGAAACAGTATATCAGAGACCTATGTCATGGTCTTAAACCAGATGT GCAACCACACGTGATTCAGGGCAAACTGCTAAAAGCTGATCTCCATGGAGCTATGGTTACAG tCACAAAATCAAAGTGCCCCTCTTACGTTGGGATAACAGGAATCATTCTACAGGAATTTAAACATGTCTTCAAAATTATCACTAAAGAGGACAAATTAAAAG ttgttcccAAACTTAACAACGTATTTAGCTTGGAGATTGATGGATTCATTTCCTACATCTATGGAAGCAAGTTCCAGCTTAGAGCAAGTGAGCGATCTGCAAAAAAATTCAAGTTGAAAGGAACTATTGACCTATGA